A window of Streptomyces gilvosporeus contains these coding sequences:
- a CDS encoding LytR C-terminal domain-containing protein encodes MSDRQDPYGPQDPYAQDPYAQERQGRPGYTYDAYGRPVYHDAAQGPYEQSYDPYGQPAAPAGPYGGQDGYDPYGGQAGHQGGHQAGQQYPAQQEYGHDAYGRGQVQQGYAPQYDPYAQPQQQPGGRPGQQEWIPQQAPRQPYEQPAYDDRPAFDEASPYGAEPQGAPRTGAAPPSPEGRRSAAAGDEGAGSDEFSFAEEGDEDSEDVIDWLKFTESRTERREEAKRRGRSRVVALCVVLALVVAGGVGYLWWAGKLPGLAGAGGAKAVAAAGQKRDVLVVHLRDTKSGNSSTALLVDNTTSHKGTTVLLPNNLVLTKDDGSATTLAKSVKEDGADATKDSLNTLLGTDLKASWRLDTPYLENLVETVGGITLDADATVPGAKKGDSPAVKQGPARDLNGQAAVAYATYQGPGETQTKQLERFGQVMQATLKKVSSDADGATATVKTLLQVLDPPLTEAELGSSLAQRAELAKTGAYRTTLLPVQADGTLSQAASNAMVKDVLGGEVKKTAPDAVARVAVRNAAGTKSATGKAQVALVNGGYTFVDAGAETVTRTTSQVTYADASKKAQAAEVAKTLGLPAGAVKQGKGASNADITVVLGRDFQG; translated from the coding sequence GTGAGCGACCGACAGGATCCGTACGGGCCGCAGGACCCGTACGCCCAGGACCCCTACGCCCAGGAGCGGCAGGGCAGGCCGGGCTACACCTACGACGCCTACGGGCGGCCGGTGTACCACGACGCCGCCCAGGGGCCGTACGAGCAGTCCTACGACCCCTACGGGCAGCCGGCGGCGCCCGCCGGGCCCTACGGCGGCCAGGACGGCTACGACCCGTACGGCGGCCAGGCGGGCCACCAGGGCGGCCACCAGGCCGGCCAGCAGTACCCGGCGCAGCAGGAGTACGGCCACGACGCCTACGGGCGCGGCCAGGTCCAGCAGGGCTATGCGCCGCAGTACGACCCGTACGCGCAGCCCCAGCAGCAGCCGGGCGGCCGGCCGGGCCAGCAGGAGTGGATCCCGCAGCAGGCGCCGCGGCAGCCGTACGAGCAGCCCGCCTACGACGACCGGCCGGCCTTCGACGAGGCGTCCCCGTACGGAGCGGAGCCCCAGGGCGCCCCGCGTACGGGCGCGGCCCCGCCGTCCCCCGAGGGCAGGCGCTCCGCGGCCGCCGGGGACGAGGGCGCCGGCTCCGATGAGTTCTCCTTCGCCGAAGAGGGGGACGAGGACTCCGAGGACGTCATCGACTGGCTGAAGTTCACCGAGAGCCGCACCGAGCGGCGCGAGGAGGCCAAGCGGCGCGGCCGCAGCCGGGTCGTCGCGCTGTGCGTGGTGCTCGCGCTCGTGGTGGCCGGCGGCGTCGGCTATCTGTGGTGGGCGGGCAAGCTGCCGGGCCTGGCCGGTGCGGGCGGAGCCAAGGCCGTTGCCGCCGCCGGGCAGAAGCGTGACGTCCTGGTGGTCCATCTGCGCGACACCAAGAGCGGCAACAGCTCGACGGCGCTCCTGGTGGACAACACCACCAGCCACAAGGGCACCACCGTCCTGCTGCCCAACAACCTCGTCCTCACCAAGGACGACGGGTCCGCCACCACGCTCGCCAAGTCCGTCAAGGAGGACGGCGCCGACGCCACCAAGGACTCCCTCAACACTCTCCTGGGCACCGATCTCAAGGCCAGCTGGCGGCTGGACACCCCCTACCTGGAGAACCTCGTCGAGACGGTCGGCGGGATCACCCTGGACGCCGACGCCACCGTGCCCGGCGCCAAGAAGGGCGACTCCCCGGCCGTCAAACAGGGCCCTGCCCGCGACCTCAACGGGCAGGCGGCCGTCGCCTACGCCACCTACCAGGGGCCCGGCGAGACCCAGACCAAGCAGCTGGAGCGGTTCGGGCAGGTCATGCAGGCCACGCTGAAGAAGGTCTCCAGCGATGCGGACGGCGCCACCGCGACCGTCAAGACGCTGCTCCAGGTCCTCGACCCGCCGCTGACCGAGGCCGAACTCGGCAGCTCGCTGGCGCAGCGCGCGGAGCTCGCGAAGACCGGCGCCTACCGCACGACCCTGCTGCCGGTGCAGGCGGACGGCACGCTCAGCCAGGCCGCCTCGAACGCCATGGTCAAGGACGTACTCGGCGGCGAGGTCAAGAAGACCGCCCCCGATGCCGTCGCCCGCGTCGCCGTCCGTAACGCCGCCGGGACGAAGTCCGCTACCGGCAAGGCACAGGTCGCGCTGGTCAACGGTGGCTACACCTTCGTCGATGCCGGTGCCGAGACGGTGACCCGCACCACGTCCCAGGTGACCTACGCCGACGCGAGCAAGAAGGCCCAGGCCGCCGAGGTCGCCAAGACCCTGGGGCTGCCGGCCGGCGCGGTCAAACAGGGCAAGGGCGCCTCGAACGCGGACATCACCGTCGTACTGGGCCGGGACTTCCAGGGCTGA
- the nadD gene encoding nicotinate-nucleotide adenylyltransferase, producing MGEHTGPVKRRLGVMGGTFDPIHHGHLVAASEVASQFHLDEVVFVPTGQPWQKSHKTVSPAEDRYLMTVIATASNPQFSVSRIDIDRGGKTYTIDTLRDLRAEHRDADLFFITGADALSQILTWHDAAELVSLAHFIGVTRPGHVLADPGLPEGAVSLIEVPALAISSTDCRARVAQGDPVWYLVPDGVVRYIDKKQLYRSDR from the coding sequence ATGGGAGAGCACACAGGGCCCGTGAAGCGGCGGCTCGGCGTGATGGGCGGGACGTTCGACCCGATCCATCACGGTCACCTTGTCGCCGCCAGCGAGGTGGCCAGCCAGTTCCACCTCGACGAGGTCGTCTTCGTGCCGACGGGACAGCCGTGGCAGAAGAGCCACAAGACGGTGTCCCCGGCCGAGGACCGGTATCTGATGACGGTCATCGCGACCGCGTCCAATCCGCAGTTCTCCGTCAGCCGCATCGACATCGACCGCGGCGGCAAGACGTACACGATAGACACGCTGCGTGATCTGCGCGCCGAGCACCGGGACGCGGATCTGTTCTTCATCACCGGCGCCGATGCCCTCAGCCAGATTCTGACCTGGCACGATGCGGCGGAGCTGGTGTCACTCGCGCACTTCATCGGGGTGACCAGACCCGGCCATGTCCTCGCGGACCCGGGGCTGCCCGAGGGGGCGGTGTCGCTGATCGAGGTGCCGGCGCTGGCCATCTCCTCGACGGACTGCCGGGCGCGCGTCGCCCAGGGGGACCCGGTCTGGTACCTGGTCCCCGACGGAGTGGTGCGTTACATCGACAAGAAGCAGCTGTACCGCAGCGACCGCTGA
- a CDS encoding M48 family metallopeptidase, which translates to MTESPGGSDNVPSRDRKRFPGISSRAYEHPADRSALVALRKLSGFDTIFKTLSGLLPERSLRLMFLSDSVRVGDQQFAHLNDMLRDACYILDLEKVPPMYVNQDPNPNAMCIGLDEPIIVLTTGLVELLDEEEMRAVIGHEVGHALSGHAVYRTIMLFLTNVAVKVSWIPLGNVAIMAIVTALREWFRKSELSADRAGLLVGQDLQASMRGLMKLAGGNHLHEMNVDAFLKQAEEYEQGGDLRDSVLKILNLLPRSHPFTTVRAAELKKWAASRDHQRILDGHYPRRDEDKDASVSDSFRDSAAHYADSVRNSKDPLMGLVRDIAGGAGDLGGKLRDTVFGSRDGGANGSGGSGKGPSGGEGPSGA; encoded by the coding sequence ATGACGGAGAGCCCAGGCGGCAGCGACAACGTACCGAGCCGGGATCGCAAGCGGTTCCCCGGAATCTCGTCCCGGGCGTACGAACACCCGGCGGACCGCTCTGCGCTGGTGGCCCTGCGCAAGCTGAGCGGCTTCGACACCATCTTCAAGACGCTCAGCGGTCTGCTTCCGGAGCGCAGCCTGCGGCTGATGTTCCTGTCGGACTCCGTCCGCGTCGGCGACCAGCAGTTCGCGCACCTCAACGACATGCTGCGGGACGCCTGCTACATCCTGGACCTGGAGAAGGTCCCGCCGATGTACGTCAACCAGGACCCGAATCCGAACGCCATGTGTATCGGCCTGGACGAGCCGATCATCGTGCTCACGACGGGCCTGGTCGAGCTCCTCGACGAGGAGGAGATGCGGGCGGTCATCGGCCATGAGGTCGGGCACGCGCTCTCCGGGCATGCCGTGTACCGCACGATCATGCTGTTCCTGACGAACGTGGCCGTGAAGGTCTCCTGGATCCCGCTGGGCAATGTCGCGATCATGGCGATCGTGACGGCGCTGCGCGAGTGGTTCCGCAAGTCGGAGCTGTCCGCGGACCGCGCCGGGCTGCTGGTCGGCCAGGACCTCCAGGCGTCGATGCGCGGCCTGATGAAGCTGGCCGGCGGCAATCATCTGCACGAGATGAACGTCGACGCGTTCCTCAAGCAGGCGGAGGAGTACGAGCAGGGCGGCGATCTGCGCGACTCCGTCCTCAAGATCCTCAACCTGCTGCCGCGCAGCCACCCGTTCACCACCGTGCGGGCGGCCGAGCTGAAGAAGTGGGCGGCCAGCCGCGACCACCAGCGCATCCTGGACGGCCACTACCCGCGCCGCGACGAGGACAAGGACGCCTCGGTGTCCGACTCCTTCCGGGACTCCGCGGCCCACTACGCCGATTCGGTGCGCAACAGCAAGGACCCGCTGATGGGCCTGGTGCGCGATATCGCGGGCGGTGCGGGCGATCTGGGCGGCAAGCTGCGCGACACGGTCTTCGGATCGCGCGACGGCGGAGCCAACGGCTCCGGCGGCAGCGGCAAGGGGCCGAGCGGCGGCGAGGGCCCGAGCGGGGCCTGA
- a CDS encoding glutamate-5-semialdehyde dehydrogenase, with the protein MTSSASATSPVLETARRAKEAAAELAPLPRTARDGALLAIADALVARTDAIVAANAEDIAKARAAGTAESIVDRLTLTPERIAAIAADVRDVVALPDPVGEVVRGSTLPNGLDLRQVRVPLGVIGIIYEARPNVTVDAAALCLKSGNAVLLRGSSSAYASNTALVEVLRGAVEGAGLPADAVQLVPGESRESVRELMRARGLVDVLIPRGGASLIRTVVEESIVPVIETGTGNCHVYVDEAADIDMAIDILINSKAQRPSVCNAAETVLVHAGIAEKFLPRALEALTQAGVVVHGDAAWQQAGPGLVAPATDEDWATEYLSYDIAAAVVPDLDAAVAHIRRWTSGHTEAIVTTSQAAARRFTQLVDSTTVAVNASTRFTDGGQFGFGAEIGISTQKLHARGPMGLPELTSTKYIVTGDGHTR; encoded by the coding sequence ATGACCAGCAGCGCATCCGCCACCTCGCCCGTCCTCGAGACCGCCCGCCGTGCGAAGGAGGCGGCCGCCGAGCTGGCGCCGCTGCCGCGGACGGCCCGCGACGGGGCGCTGCTCGCCATCGCCGACGCCCTGGTGGCCCGTACGGACGCGATCGTCGCCGCCAACGCCGAGGACATCGCCAAGGCGCGCGCCGCAGGCACCGCCGAGTCGATCGTGGACCGGCTCACCCTCACCCCCGAGCGGATCGCGGCCATCGCCGCGGACGTGCGCGATGTGGTCGCGCTGCCCGACCCGGTGGGCGAGGTGGTCCGCGGCTCGACCCTGCCCAACGGGCTGGACCTGCGCCAGGTCCGGGTCCCGCTGGGTGTGATCGGCATCATCTACGAGGCCCGGCCCAATGTGACCGTCGACGCCGCCGCGCTGTGCCTGAAGTCCGGCAACGCCGTGCTGCTGCGCGGTTCGTCCTCCGCGTACGCCTCGAACACCGCCCTGGTGGAGGTGCTCCGCGGGGCCGTCGAGGGCGCCGGGCTGCCCGCCGACGCGGTGCAGCTGGTGCCGGGCGAGAGCCGCGAGTCGGTCCGCGAGCTGATGCGGGCCCGCGGCCTGGTGGACGTGCTGATCCCGCGCGGCGGCGCCTCGCTGATCCGTACGGTCGTCGAGGAGTCCATCGTCCCGGTGATCGAGACCGGCACCGGCAACTGCCACGTCTACGTCGACGAGGCCGCCGACATCGATATGGCGATCGACATCCTGATCAACTCCAAGGCGCAGCGGCCCAGCGTCTGCAACGCCGCCGAGACGGTGCTGGTGCACGCCGGGATCGCCGAGAAGTTCCTGCCGCGTGCCCTGGAGGCGCTCACCCAGGCGGGCGTGGTGGTGCACGGTGACGCCGCGTGGCAGCAGGCCGGCCCCGGGCTGGTCGCGCCCGCCACCGACGAGGACTGGGCGACCGAGTACCTCTCGTACGACATCGCGGCCGCCGTGGTGCCGGACCTGGACGCGGCGGTGGCGCACATCCGGCGCTGGACCTCCGGCCACACCGAGGCGATCGTCACCACCTCGCAGGCCGCCGCCCGCCGCTTCACCCAGTTGGTGGATTCCACGACCGTCGCGGTCAATGCCTCCACCCGCTTCACCGACGGCGGCCAGTTCGGCTTCGGCGCCGAGATCGGCATCTCGACGCAGAAGCTGCACGCCCGCGGCCCCATGGGCCTGCCGGAGCTCACGTCCACCAAGTACATCGTCACAGGGGACGGGCATACCCGCTAG